The Naumovozyma dairenensis CBS 421 chromosome 11, complete genome genome includes a window with the following:
- the TIF11 gene encoding translation initiation complex factor eIF1A (similar to Saccharomyces cerevisiae TIF11 (YMR260C); ancestral locus Anc_8.812), whose product MGKKNTKGGKKGRRGKNESDGPKRELYYKEEGQEYAQITKMLGNGRVEASCFDGVKRLAHIRGKLRKKVWMGQGDIILVSLRDFQDDQCDVVHKYNLDEARTLKSQGELPENAKINETDNFGFESDEDVNFEFGNADEDDEDEEDGELDIDDI is encoded by the coding sequence ATGGGTAAAAAAAACACTAAAGGTGGTAAGAAGggaagaagaggaaagaACGAATCTGACGGTCCAAAACGTGAACTATAttacaaagaagaaggtcAGGAATATGCTCAAATCACCAAGATGTTAGGTAACGGTAGAGTGGAAGCTAGTTGTTTTGATGGTGTTAAGAGACTGGCTCATATTAGAGGTAAGTTAAGAAAGAAAGTATGGATGGGGCAAGGTGATATTATCTTGGTTTCTTTAAGAGATTTCCAAGATGATCAATGTGATGTCGTtcataaatataatttggATGAAGCTAGAACTTTGAAAAGTCAAGGGGAACTTCCTGAAAATGCAAAGATTAATGAAACTGATAACTTTGGTTTCGAATCTGATGAAGATGTTAATTTCGAATTCGGTAACgctgatgaagatgatgaagacgaagaagatggtgaacttgatattgatgacaTTTAA